The sequence below is a genomic window from Phormidium ambiguum IAM M-71.
TCCAAATCAACTAAAGCACCTTGTTTTTGCGATCGCTCGATCAATTTCGGTACATCCAAAAACACCAGCGGTCGATTTAGTAAGGCATATTCATTCGCAACCGACGAAGCATCAGTAATTAAAAGATCGGAAAGATATAGTAAAGGGACAATATCGAGATCGTTCACCAGTCGCGTATGAGAACTTTCTAAAGGTGCGAGTTCGGCAAACCAATCAATTTTGTTTTTTGGATGATCGTGGGGTTTAATTAACAAATCATACTGATTCGTTTCTGACAGACGACGAATCACTTCTTTACCCATTGTTTCCAAAGAGTTGTCAGCTTGTCCTGTGGGAGCATAGAGAAGGATCGATCGCTTTCCATCAAATCCATATTTTTGCAATAACTCTTGGCGATCGAGTTCTCCTGTAACTAAAGGATCAGTTTTGGGAAAACCAATTGAAACCCCACGCGGATCGTCTTCTGCTAACAAGCCAGATTCAGCAAACTTGCGCCGCATATAAGGGCCAATAATAAAGAAAATATCGTAATCTAAATTTTCCTGGCGTACTCCTCGGTTGCGGAAAGAAACGCCGTGAAAAATTTGGATGCGCGTTCCGAAGTTCTCCAAAGGTGCAATGATCCGTTTGTTAGCAGAAAACAGCACATCAAAGTGACGATGTTGAATTTCTTCAACTGATAGAATGCGATCGGGCGGAATGTGAAACGGATCGTACATCGCACTACCGTCGTAATTGAATCCGGTTTCGCTTTCTGTGCGTATCCCCCCAGAAACGTAAACCTCTACCCCAGGAATCTGCGCCAAATGCTCGTAAATCGGTCGAAAACAAAGAAAATGGACGTGAGCATAACCAGTGAACAGAACAGTAACACGCTTGTTAGAAATCATCTCTATACCTCTGATAAAACCCCATATTTGAGTGCTGGCAAAGACAGATAACGACTTTCACCATTTAGCAATCGTTCGCACTCAGCGACGACAAAAGCAAGATGTGCTTGCCATCCTTCTGGTAGTTTTCTGAGTGACGAAATTTTACCGCGCAGCAACACCTGGGTAGCGATATGCCAAACTAAACGCGATCGATCGATCGGCTGTTTAGTTTCTGCTTCATAAGTTTTTAGCAAAGCTTCTGCACAAGCATTGACAGCTGACGGCGATATTTCTTCTCTTCCAGCTAGATAAATTAAATGAGCAATCAGACGACCAACATCATAAAGTGGATCGCCTGTTGAAAGCATATCCCAGTCAACTATACCGATTTTGTTTGAATTGTAATGAATTTGATCGCCGAACAAATTGCCGTGAATTGGTTGATTTTTTGGGAAAGAAAACTGTTGGGATAAGTTTTTTAATTGATCGATCGCATCATCAATTCTAGATCCGAGTTCAGGAAGTGCCAGCTTTGCGCCGTTGAAGTGACGGGAGAGAGTTTTTAACTCTTTTTCGGGTGTCCAAACTGGTTCGGGATCGATATCTAATTGATGCACTTGTGCAAGGACTTTTCCTATCTGTGCAAAAGTTTCGGGCAAAGCACGACGCATTATTTCTGTAAACTGAGTGCCAGAAACTTCAGTCATTAAAATGGTGCGAACAGCAGGATTGTATGAAACAATGCGAGGAACAGCGAATATTAATCGATCGCTTTGAGCCACTTTATCGATTAGCTGAAAATTGCGGATCACACAATCTGCGTCATCTTCATTAATCAGCTTGGCAAAGTAACGGCTGTGCGTAGTTGGGTGTTCCCAAGTGAGAAGCGATCGCTTTAATGGCACATAACGAAACAGTTTCGGCGTGGGATAATTCTCCTCATTTATCCCCTTTAATTCATTAGGTGGAACTAACAAATTGCAAAACTGTTTTGGGTTTAATAAGTGTGCCAACTCCTTCATATTTGGAGCATTCGGCAACGTCCAAACAACCGTATGCCAATCGGGAATCAAAAATACTGGTGTATCGCAGTGTAAAAAGTTTTCGCTATAACCTCTTTCTGCCTCTTCAATCGCTTTTTGAGCATTAGCAAAGATTTGAAAGAATAAGTTGAGCGTTACAGTTGTTTCATCGCTGTCATCCGGTACAATAGCTGCCTCAGCCATAACTCGCGCCCGCTCAAATGGCTTGTAGTTAGTTAGACTGGGCGTTACCCGTACAGAGTGGGGCTGCTTACCAGACCATTTGCTCCAAGCATCACCGATTACAGCTTCAACTGCGCTTGGTGTGCGAATTTGCTGAATGGTCTGGAAAACTGAGTCTTCGGTATAACTCATCACGCTACCTCTGATTCGAGTAGGAGTTCGCGTAAAGCAGCAGGTGAGGGTACTGTATGCTTGAGCCGTGAAGAGACAACAGCCCTACGGATTTTAGGCCAAATCCTTTCGCAAGCAT
It includes:
- a CDS encoding CDP-glycerol glycerophosphotransferase family protein; protein product: MISNKRVTVLFTGYAHVHFLCFRPIYEHLAQIPGVEVYVSGGIRTESETGFNYDGSAMYDPFHIPPDRILSVEEIQHRHFDVLFSANKRIIAPLENFGTRIQIFHGVSFRNRGVRQENLDYDIFFIIGPYMRRKFAESGLLAEDDPRGVSIGFPKTDPLVTGELDRQELLQKYGFDGKRSILLYAPTGQADNSLETMGKEVIRRLSETNQYDLLIKPHDHPKNKIDWFAELAPLESSHTRLVNDLDIVPLLYLSDLLITDASSVANEYALLNRPLVFLDVPKLIERSQKQGALVDLETWGRRGGLIVEHPEQVEKVIATSLAKFDRFSEIRTAIAQDLFYNPGQATNAAISWFKEQFLSAN
- a CDS encoding aminoglycoside phosphotransferase family protein, whose product is MSYTEDSVFQTIQQIRTPSAVEAVIGDAWSKWSGKQPHSVRVTPSLTNYKPFERARVMAEAAIVPDDSDETTVTLNLFFQIFANAQKAIEEAERGYSENFLHCDTPVFLIPDWHTVVWTLPNAPNMKELAHLLNPKQFCNLLVPPNELKGINEENYPTPKLFRYVPLKRSLLTWEHPTTHSRYFAKLINEDDADCVIRNFQLIDKVAQSDRLIFAVPRIVSYNPAVRTILMTEVSGTQFTEIMRRALPETFAQIGKVLAQVHQLDIDPEPVWTPEKELKTLSRHFNGAKLALPELGSRIDDAIDQLKNLSQQFSFPKNQPIHGNLFGDQIHYNSNKIGIVDWDMLSTGDPLYDVGRLIAHLIYLAGREEISPSAVNACAEALLKTYEAETKQPIDRSRLVWHIATQVLLRGKISSLRKLPEGWQAHLAFVVAECERLLNGESRYLSLPALKYGVLSEV